The Clavibacter capsici sequence GTCGCCCGTGGCATTGCGAACCGTGACGCCGCCATCCTCGAGGGGAATGAGCTCGACGCCCTCGCCGAGCTCGAACCTGTACTCGCGGGGCGCCGCCGCCGATTCGATGTGCATGAGCGCGCGGAAGGTGCCATCGCCGGTGTCCTGGATGGCCGTCGTGTAGCCAGCGCCACCGGTGACGTTCAGCGCGAGCTCGTCGCTTTCCGCGGCGGTGCGCGGGGTGCCGGGAAGGCGGAGCTGCACGTCGACCCCGTCGGATCCCGGGGCTGAGATGAGCCCGTCCGAGAGGTCGATGGACTCGGCGGTCGTCGCGGTCGCCGGCAGCACTGCCCGCGTCTCCATTGCGCTCCTGATGTCGCCGAGCGTGGCGTCCTCCGCTGCGTTCGCCGGTCCGACCCCGGCCAGCACGAGAGCGCTTGTGGCGACGATGCCGAGTGCTGAGTATCCGATCTTCATGGTTCCCCCCTTGGTGAAATCGAGTCATCCCACCGTGGCAGCACGGCGCTGGTTTCGGCTTCCGCCAGACGACTGATTGACAATCGCAACTAGTTCTGGCATGTGGGCACGCATAGGTCCGTCCTGAAACCCTTGGGTTGCGAGACGTCTCACGAGCCGAGCTCGGAGCGCTGATGCTTCCTGGTCAGGGAGTGTCGCGCAACCATGTACTTGTGACCAGTGCCGCTGGGTGGCGGTGTTCTGGTGTCGGTACATGACAGCTAGAGGTACGCGACCTCGCAGCCGATGGCGTTCTGAGCGGGTGCCATCAGTGCTTGTCTAGCCCCGGCCGAAGAGCCTGGCGAGCAGTCCGCCACCCGACTCGTCCTTTGGGTGGCCCAGGCACCGATCGACCCGCGGAACACCGCGCATCACCTGGTCGACGTGCTGGCCGCAGCCCGCCCAGTCCTTCTTCCCGCACACTCGGCACGTCACCTGTCGACACATCGTCTTGCTCCTTCTCGTCGTCGGCCGCGGACACGGCACTCGACGAACTATACCCCCGGGGGTATAGTTAGCTGCATGAGAACAGTGATTGTTGGAGGAGTGGCCGGCGGCATGTCGGCCGCGACGCGGCTGCGCCGACTGGACGAGGAGCGCGAGATCCTCGTATTCGAACGCGGGGCATACGTATCGTTCGCGAACTGCGGGCTCCCCTACTACGTCGGCGGCGTGATCCCTGAGAGGGCCTCATTGCTCCTTCAGACCCCGGAGTCGCTCGCGGCACGCTTCCGTCTCGACGTGCGTGTGCGGCACGAGGTCGTCGCCATCGACGCGGGCGCAAAGACCGTCACAGTGCGCGACCTCGACGCGGGGACCGACGAGGTGGTCGCGTACGACGACCTCGTCATCGCGGCGGGCGCCGGCGCCGCTCCGAGCGAGACCGACGACGGCGTGCCGTCATCCACGCTGCGCAGCGTCGAGGACGTGGACCGCATCATGGCCCTCCTCGACGGCACCACCGACCCGCACGCCGTCGTGGTCGGTGCGGGCTTCATCGGCCTCGAGGCCGTCGAGAACCTCCTCGCCCGCGGCGTCCACGTGACGCTCGTTCAGCGCGGACACCAGGTGCTTTCCCCGCTGGATCCGGAGATGGCGACTCCCGTCCGCGAGGCCCTGGAAGCAGCCGGCGTGGACGTCCGGACCGGGACGACCGTCACCGGCGCCGCGGACGGGCATGTGCACCTCGACGACAGCACGCGCGTCCGCGCCGACCTCGTGATCCAAGCCGCCGGCGTGCACCCCGAAACGGGCCTGGCCGAGGCAGCCGGTCTGCGTATCGGCCCGAGCGGCGGGATCGCCGTCGACGGTCGCCAGCGCACGAGCGACCCGTCGATCTGGGCGGTCGGCGACGGCGTGGAGAAGATCGACCACCTCGACGCCGCCCCGACGCTGGTGACGATGGCAGGACTCGCCAACCGCCACGGACGCGCCGCGGCCGACGACATCGCCGGCGCCGCGAAGGCCGACGCCGCGCCCGCCCTCGGGACCGCGATCCTCGGCCTCCTCGGCCTCACCATCGGGCTCGTCGGGTGGAACGAGAAGCGCCTCGTCGCGGAGGGCCGGCCCCACCGGATCATCCACACCCACCCCGCCTCGCACGCAGGCTACTACCCGGGCGCTCAGCAGATGGCGATCAAGCTCCTCGTGAACCCCGACGACGACCGGATCCTCGGTGCGCAGATCGTCGGCCGCGACGGCGTCGACAAG is a genomic window containing:
- a CDS encoding DUF4258 domain-containing protein; amino-acid sequence: MKIGYSALGIVATSALVLAGVGPANAAEDATLGDIRSAMETRAVLPATATTAESIDLSDGLISAPGSDGVDVQLRLPGTPRTAAESDELALNVTGGAGYTTAIQDTGDGTFRALMHIESAAAPREYRFELGEGVELIPLEDGGVTVRNATGDILGTFEPAWALDANGAAVPTSYKIDGSTLVQSVTLTSATAFPVVADPFWIPALLVMARFTAHAASQAATKGVSQALVKQVVQNGVKSAGNKGTSVFTQGSGKNRIRVIVDNKSGNIVTVTKG
- a CDS encoding FAD-dependent oxidoreductase — protein: MRTVIVGGVAGGMSAATRLRRLDEEREILVFERGAYVSFANCGLPYYVGGVIPERASLLLQTPESLAARFRLDVRVRHEVVAIDAGAKTVTVRDLDAGTDEVVAYDDLVIAAGAGAAPSETDDGVPSSTLRSVEDVDRIMALLDGTTDPHAVVVGAGFIGLEAVENLLARGVHVTLVQRGHQVLSPLDPEMATPVREALEAAGVDVRTGTTVTGAADGHVHLDDSTRVRADLVIQAAGVHPETGLAEAAGLRIGPSGGIAVDGRQRTSDPSIWAVGDGVEKIDHLDAAPTLVTMAGLANRHGRAAADDIAGAAKADAAPALGTAILGLLGLTIGLVGWNEKRLVAEGRPHRIIHTHPASHAGYYPGAQQMAIKLLVNPDDDRILGAQIVGRDGVDKRLDVIAVAMTAGFTASALSRLELAYAPQYGSAKDPVNLLGYVAENAATGTTRSIQWHELEDAVADGATLVDVRTTGEHATAAIPGAVSLPLDELRARHHELPAGPLVVHCQVGQRGHTAARLLTQLGHDVRNLDGGWLTWHAGTASTTRATAATAA